A region from the Andrena cerasifolii isolate SP2316 chromosome 9, iyAndCera1_principal, whole genome shotgun sequence genome encodes:
- the LOC143373062 gene encoding uncharacterized protein LOC143373062 isoform X2: MERGRRHACDFTDSLNKYTDSFDVHSDMYSSISRDSLETRSSKHSVILAGCSKADSISNTPISFIGSTVPAPDLNKCIDLFQSGSLKDDNKENENLQFRTNDKQPLNAISRKLINEVTSTTSKENKSHSCEKPKHDTMNKTPKRDTNHNINKNKFNAIAVSEVNVLKPVAVSQPTSLSKSTTKETPISSTDGGHAQFEDELNKFESVLCFLDNQLNQIKEVSQPQQLLKRLSEKYSYAPHSFTERLLTIIEESVINNSDDTRGISAINLSRLTTEFRKLCKFIEDESIPEWPPSPLSPPSCTEQVLGTPTCNKSVHANDCKNASPINATSLTTTPLSGIDVIKRRFFQKISKNNFNGSIDNVINLSTNISSTESFERLEAQCKRLFPEETECPYPLRKSTSVPSLLSMTHIQRTCEKQLASLNISNGIDRNPKEKSLSSTPNLLDTRLYRSPSINKLRSSCAKIQPESFSCRKYLSHEKVSYSKTKSKKIDRKSDSNELNSNKAAYDYMALDPDVLEKTLLQDIAEKRKRCLDTARLITEINADPEITGVEKSLELSFMSSTNNESNSLSYDEAQFLKTLTSCKEYQMFLERRKPVFNLLQTSNSCFTPEITRRNNDRTDLQYEGTKGPVKEFLNVKQPSSVKSNILTPNVKPRNICKSPLSKREVKPKLFVTPGKTPPHPNQRTRKVYFPTMYSPGQKSTLGDNIVKSPHAKGLYRLNYNTIISPVGMYIRGTDMKLIKNVRAKKGGLLMSPGVGNVKTVPSIIVTEATPLKPITRTQQKTPYRINLSPKLRTNPACGQEEITAKTPENDTTPKTHFVLPKVSYKLPLQVRTIKKDKSPKAGTRVKKLLESAQSKVVIRHQERTNSIKKKGSGPAEYNQIYEINYEPEDESIHIEQAASKTNFIRRQKNI, from the exons ATGGAACGAGGTCGAAGGCATGCTTGTGATTTCACGGATTCCCTGAACA aATACACTGATAGCTTTGATGTCCATTCTGATATGTATAGTTCAATATCTCGAGATAGTTTAGAAACACGTAGTAGCAAACATTCTGTGATATTAGCTGGCTGTTCGAAAGCAGATTCTATTTCAAATACACCCATTTCATTTATCGGATCAACTGTCCCCGCACCCGATTTAAATAAGTGTATTGACTTATTTCAAAGTGGGAGCTTAAAGGACGATAATAAGGAGAATGAGAATTTGCAATTTAGAACGAATGATAAGCAACCTCTAAATGCAATAtctagaaaattaataaatgaagtAACATCAACTACATCTAAAGAAAATAAATCGCATTCGTGTGAGAAACCGAAGCATGATACAATGAATAAAACTCCGAAGAGAGATACGAATCATAAcataaacaagaataaatttaatGCGATCGCTGTATCAGAGGTAAATGTACTTAAACCGGTGGCAGTATCACAGCCAACCTCTCTATCAAAAAGTACGACTAAAGAGACACCTATTAGTAGCACGGATGGTGGACATGCACAATTCGAAGATGAACTAAACAAGTTTGAGAGCGTCCTCTGTTTTTTAGATAATCAGCTCAATCAAATAAAGGAAGTGTCGCAGCCGCAGCAACTTTTAAAACGATTATCTGAGAAATATAGTTATGCTCCACACAGTTTCACTGAAAGATTATTAACTATCATTGAAGAGTCTGTTATTAATAACAGCGATGATACACGTGGCATATCTGCGATAAATTTAAGCAGATTAACAACAGAGTTTAGAAAATTATGTAAATTCATAGAAGATGAATCTATTCCTGAATGGCCACCGTCTCCGTTATCTCCACCTTCGTGCACAGAACAAGTTCTTGGAACTCCTACATGTAATAAATCTGTTCATGCCAATGATTGTAAAAATGCTTCACCTATAAATGCAACTTCTCTGACTACCACACCTCTATCTGGCATAGATGTAATTAAAAGAAGATTCTTTCAAAAGATatcaaaaaataatttcaatggCAGCATTGACAATGTAATTAATTTATCAACAAATATATCCAGTACTGAATCTTTTGAACGATTGGAGGCTCAATGTAAGAGATTATTTCCCGAGGAGACAGAATGCCCTTATCCTTTACGTAAAAGCACGTCAGTACCATCTTTGCTGAGTATGACTCACATCCAACGCACTTGTGAAAAGCAATTGGcttctttaaatatttctaatgGCATTGATCGAAATCCTAAGGAGAAATCACTTTCGAGTACTCCGAATTTGTTGGACACACGTTTGTATCGAAGTCCATCAATAAACAAGTTACGATCTAGTTGCGCAAAAATACAGCCAGAGTCTTTTAGCTGTAGAAAATACCTTTCTCATGAGAAAGTGTCATATTCCAAAACAAAGTCGAAAAAGATTGACAGAAAATCTGATTCTAATGAGCTGAACAGCAATAAAGCTGCGTATGATTATATGGCGCTTGATCCAGATGTGTTGGAAAAGACGCTTCTACAAGACATAgcagagaaaagaaaaagatgTCTGGATACAGCCAGACTCATTACAGAAATTAATGCAGATCCAGAAATAACGGGAGTGGAAAAATCATTAGAGCTCTCTTTTATGTCTAGTACCAATAATGAATCAAACTCATTGTCTTATGATGAAGCTCAATTTCTAAAAACTTTAACATCTTGTAAAGAGTACCAGATGTTTTTGGAGAGACGGAAACCTGTTTTCAACTTACTACAAACATCAAACTCCTGTTTCACGCCCGAAATTACAAGAAGAAACAACGATAGAACTGATTTACAGTACGAAGGAACTAAAGGTCCTGTGAAGGAATTTTTAAACGTGAAACAGCCATCGAGTGTAAAAAGCaatattttaactccaaatgtGAAACCTCGTAATATATGTAAATCGCCATTGTCAAAAAGGGAAGTAAAGCCAAAGCTTTTTGTTACACCTGGCAAAACTCCGCCACACCCAAATCAGAGAACGAGAAAGGTATATTTTCCTACTATGTACAGTCCAGGGCAGAAGAGCACATTGGGAGACAATATTGTGAAGAGTCCACATGCCAAAGGACTGTATAGGTTGAATTATAATACTATAATTTCACCAGTGGGAATGTACATAAGAGGTACAGATATGAAGCTTATAAAAAATGTACGTGCTAAAAAAGGTGGCTTATTAATGTCACCTGGGGTAGGAAATGTGAAAACGGTTCCAAGCATAATTGTGACAGAAGCTACTCCATTGAAACCCATAACTAGGACTCAACAGAAAACTCCATACAGGATCAATTTATCTCCGAAATTAAGAACAAACCCAGCGTGCGgacaagag GAAATTACAGCGAAGACTCCTGAGAACGACACTACACCTAAAACTCATTTTGTACTCCCTAAGGTTTCCTACAAGCTTCCTTTACAAGTTAGAACG ataaaaaaagataaatctcCTAAAGCGGGAACTCGTGTAAAGAAGCTACTTGAATCAGCACAAAGCAAAGTTGTCATCAGACATCAAG agagGACTAATTCAATCAAGAAGAAGGGTTCGGGTCCAGCGGAATACAATcaaatatatgaaattaattaCGAGCCAGAAGATGAATCTATACACATTGAACAGGCAGCTagcaaaacaaattttattcggcgACAAAAGAACATTTGA
- the LOC143373062 gene encoding uncharacterized protein LOC143373062 isoform X1 yields the protein MERGRRHACDFTDSLNSFQYTDSFDVHSDMYSSISRDSLETRSSKHSVILAGCSKADSISNTPISFIGSTVPAPDLNKCIDLFQSGSLKDDNKENENLQFRTNDKQPLNAISRKLINEVTSTTSKENKSHSCEKPKHDTMNKTPKRDTNHNINKNKFNAIAVSEVNVLKPVAVSQPTSLSKSTTKETPISSTDGGHAQFEDELNKFESVLCFLDNQLNQIKEVSQPQQLLKRLSEKYSYAPHSFTERLLTIIEESVINNSDDTRGISAINLSRLTTEFRKLCKFIEDESIPEWPPSPLSPPSCTEQVLGTPTCNKSVHANDCKNASPINATSLTTTPLSGIDVIKRRFFQKISKNNFNGSIDNVINLSTNISSTESFERLEAQCKRLFPEETECPYPLRKSTSVPSLLSMTHIQRTCEKQLASLNISNGIDRNPKEKSLSSTPNLLDTRLYRSPSINKLRSSCAKIQPESFSCRKYLSHEKVSYSKTKSKKIDRKSDSNELNSNKAAYDYMALDPDVLEKTLLQDIAEKRKRCLDTARLITEINADPEITGVEKSLELSFMSSTNNESNSLSYDEAQFLKTLTSCKEYQMFLERRKPVFNLLQTSNSCFTPEITRRNNDRTDLQYEGTKGPVKEFLNVKQPSSVKSNILTPNVKPRNICKSPLSKREVKPKLFVTPGKTPPHPNQRTRKVYFPTMYSPGQKSTLGDNIVKSPHAKGLYRLNYNTIISPVGMYIRGTDMKLIKNVRAKKGGLLMSPGVGNVKTVPSIIVTEATPLKPITRTQQKTPYRINLSPKLRTNPACGQEEITAKTPENDTTPKTHFVLPKVSYKLPLQVRTIKKDKSPKAGTRVKKLLESAQSKVVIRHQERTNSIKKKGSGPAEYNQIYEINYEPEDESIHIEQAASKTNFIRRQKNI from the exons ATGGAACGAGGTCGAAGGCATGCTTGTGATTTCACGGATTCCCTGAACAGTTTTC aATACACTGATAGCTTTGATGTCCATTCTGATATGTATAGTTCAATATCTCGAGATAGTTTAGAAACACGTAGTAGCAAACATTCTGTGATATTAGCTGGCTGTTCGAAAGCAGATTCTATTTCAAATACACCCATTTCATTTATCGGATCAACTGTCCCCGCACCCGATTTAAATAAGTGTATTGACTTATTTCAAAGTGGGAGCTTAAAGGACGATAATAAGGAGAATGAGAATTTGCAATTTAGAACGAATGATAAGCAACCTCTAAATGCAATAtctagaaaattaataaatgaagtAACATCAACTACATCTAAAGAAAATAAATCGCATTCGTGTGAGAAACCGAAGCATGATACAATGAATAAAACTCCGAAGAGAGATACGAATCATAAcataaacaagaataaatttaatGCGATCGCTGTATCAGAGGTAAATGTACTTAAACCGGTGGCAGTATCACAGCCAACCTCTCTATCAAAAAGTACGACTAAAGAGACACCTATTAGTAGCACGGATGGTGGACATGCACAATTCGAAGATGAACTAAACAAGTTTGAGAGCGTCCTCTGTTTTTTAGATAATCAGCTCAATCAAATAAAGGAAGTGTCGCAGCCGCAGCAACTTTTAAAACGATTATCTGAGAAATATAGTTATGCTCCACACAGTTTCACTGAAAGATTATTAACTATCATTGAAGAGTCTGTTATTAATAACAGCGATGATACACGTGGCATATCTGCGATAAATTTAAGCAGATTAACAACAGAGTTTAGAAAATTATGTAAATTCATAGAAGATGAATCTATTCCTGAATGGCCACCGTCTCCGTTATCTCCACCTTCGTGCACAGAACAAGTTCTTGGAACTCCTACATGTAATAAATCTGTTCATGCCAATGATTGTAAAAATGCTTCACCTATAAATGCAACTTCTCTGACTACCACACCTCTATCTGGCATAGATGTAATTAAAAGAAGATTCTTTCAAAAGATatcaaaaaataatttcaatggCAGCATTGACAATGTAATTAATTTATCAACAAATATATCCAGTACTGAATCTTTTGAACGATTGGAGGCTCAATGTAAGAGATTATTTCCCGAGGAGACAGAATGCCCTTATCCTTTACGTAAAAGCACGTCAGTACCATCTTTGCTGAGTATGACTCACATCCAACGCACTTGTGAAAAGCAATTGGcttctttaaatatttctaatgGCATTGATCGAAATCCTAAGGAGAAATCACTTTCGAGTACTCCGAATTTGTTGGACACACGTTTGTATCGAAGTCCATCAATAAACAAGTTACGATCTAGTTGCGCAAAAATACAGCCAGAGTCTTTTAGCTGTAGAAAATACCTTTCTCATGAGAAAGTGTCATATTCCAAAACAAAGTCGAAAAAGATTGACAGAAAATCTGATTCTAATGAGCTGAACAGCAATAAAGCTGCGTATGATTATATGGCGCTTGATCCAGATGTGTTGGAAAAGACGCTTCTACAAGACATAgcagagaaaagaaaaagatgTCTGGATACAGCCAGACTCATTACAGAAATTAATGCAGATCCAGAAATAACGGGAGTGGAAAAATCATTAGAGCTCTCTTTTATGTCTAGTACCAATAATGAATCAAACTCATTGTCTTATGATGAAGCTCAATTTCTAAAAACTTTAACATCTTGTAAAGAGTACCAGATGTTTTTGGAGAGACGGAAACCTGTTTTCAACTTACTACAAACATCAAACTCCTGTTTCACGCCCGAAATTACAAGAAGAAACAACGATAGAACTGATTTACAGTACGAAGGAACTAAAGGTCCTGTGAAGGAATTTTTAAACGTGAAACAGCCATCGAGTGTAAAAAGCaatattttaactccaaatgtGAAACCTCGTAATATATGTAAATCGCCATTGTCAAAAAGGGAAGTAAAGCCAAAGCTTTTTGTTACACCTGGCAAAACTCCGCCACACCCAAATCAGAGAACGAGAAAGGTATATTTTCCTACTATGTACAGTCCAGGGCAGAAGAGCACATTGGGAGACAATATTGTGAAGAGTCCACATGCCAAAGGACTGTATAGGTTGAATTATAATACTATAATTTCACCAGTGGGAATGTACATAAGAGGTACAGATATGAAGCTTATAAAAAATGTACGTGCTAAAAAAGGTGGCTTATTAATGTCACCTGGGGTAGGAAATGTGAAAACGGTTCCAAGCATAATTGTGACAGAAGCTACTCCATTGAAACCCATAACTAGGACTCAACAGAAAACTCCATACAGGATCAATTTATCTCCGAAATTAAGAACAAACCCAGCGTGCGgacaagag GAAATTACAGCGAAGACTCCTGAGAACGACACTACACCTAAAACTCATTTTGTACTCCCTAAGGTTTCCTACAAGCTTCCTTTACAAGTTAGAACG ataaaaaaagataaatctcCTAAAGCGGGAACTCGTGTAAAGAAGCTACTTGAATCAGCACAAAGCAAAGTTGTCATCAGACATCAAG agagGACTAATTCAATCAAGAAGAAGGGTTCGGGTCCAGCGGAATACAATcaaatatatgaaattaattaCGAGCCAGAAGATGAATCTATACACATTGAACAGGCAGCTagcaaaacaaattttattcggcgACAAAAGAACATTTGA
- the LOC143373066 gene encoding cell cycle checkpoint protein RAD1 isoform X1, which produces MNPDTEDYKLVAKLGNLKTVVQLLKAINFKESATCFGTENGLKVTVEDAKCMQASAYIPGHVFQEFNLKEDVIFRINLNILVECLCMFWSNINSQGSSVALQLFYKGAGDPVTVLIEEDGIITDCSLKTQDPDELLDFHLEAENVLNKVVLQTELLKDILSELDPTSDLIELLLSPSAPFFRISTAGLAGICHVELPHDGDLIDNFQCTSAATSSYKLAHIKPAMKALLYANKVSLRTDVSGLLCFQYMVKTDEGNTCYIEYYVRVNLLLYFTYISRKHVGLVQG; this is translated from the exons ATGAATCCTGATACAGAGGATTATAAATTAGTGGCGAAATTGGGAAATCTTAAAACTGTAGTTCAGTTATTGAAAGCAATTAATTTTAAAGAG AGCGCAACTTGCTTCGGGACTGAAAATGGGTTGAAAGTAACAGTGGAAGACGCAAAATGTATGCAAGCTAGCGCTTATATTCCCGGCCATGTGTTCCAAgaatttaatttgaaggaagatGTGATTTTCAGGATAAACTTGAATATATTAGTGGAATGTCTTTGTATGTTCTGGAGTAACATAAACTCTCAGGGAAGCTCTGTGGCTTTGCAGCTGTTTTATAAA GGTGCTGGAGATCCCGTAACAGTGCTTATAGAGGAAGATGGTATCATAACAGATTGTTCTTTAAAAACTCAGGATCCCGATGAACTGTTGGATTTTCATCTTGAAGCGGAAAATGTTTTGAATAAAGTAGTCTTGCAAACCGAGTTATTGAAAGATATTTTATCCGAACTTGACCCAACCAGTGATTTGATCGAG CTACTTTTGTCACCTTCCGCACCTTTTTTCCGAATTAGTACGGCTGGGTTAGCTGGGATTTGTCACGTTGAGTTGCCTCACGATGGTGATTTAATAGATAACTTTCAGTGTACCTCTGCAGCCACTTCGAGTTACAAATTGGCGCATATAAAGCCAGCTATGAAGGCATTATTGTATGCAAATAAGGTTTCGTTGAGAACTGATGTGAGCGGATTGCTGTGTTTCCAATATATGGTTAAAACAGACGAGGGAAATACTTGTTACATCGAGTATTATGTAAGAGTCAACTTATTGCTGTATTTTACTTACATAAGTAGAAAGCACGTGGGGCTAGTTCAGGgataa
- the LOC143373066 gene encoding cell cycle checkpoint protein RAD1 isoform X2 translates to MNPDTEDYKLVAKLGNLKTVVQLLKAINFKESATCFGTENGLKVTVEDAKCMQASAYIPGHVFQEFNLKEDVIFRINLNILVECLCMFWSNINSQGSSVALQLFYKGAGDPVTVLIEEDGIITDCSLKTQDPDELLDFHLEAENVLNKVVLQTELLKDILSELDPTSDLIELLLSPSAPFFRISTAGLAGICHVELPHDGDLIDNFQCTSAATSSYKLAHIKPAMKALLYANKVSLRTDVSGLLCFQYMVKTDEGNTCYIEYYISPVIYQDE, encoded by the exons ATGAATCCTGATACAGAGGATTATAAATTAGTGGCGAAATTGGGAAATCTTAAAACTGTAGTTCAGTTATTGAAAGCAATTAATTTTAAAGAG AGCGCAACTTGCTTCGGGACTGAAAATGGGTTGAAAGTAACAGTGGAAGACGCAAAATGTATGCAAGCTAGCGCTTATATTCCCGGCCATGTGTTCCAAgaatttaatttgaaggaagatGTGATTTTCAGGATAAACTTGAATATATTAGTGGAATGTCTTTGTATGTTCTGGAGTAACATAAACTCTCAGGGAAGCTCTGTGGCTTTGCAGCTGTTTTATAAA GGTGCTGGAGATCCCGTAACAGTGCTTATAGAGGAAGATGGTATCATAACAGATTGTTCTTTAAAAACTCAGGATCCCGATGAACTGTTGGATTTTCATCTTGAAGCGGAAAATGTTTTGAATAAAGTAGTCTTGCAAACCGAGTTATTGAAAGATATTTTATCCGAACTTGACCCAACCAGTGATTTGATCGAG CTACTTTTGTCACCTTCCGCACCTTTTTTCCGAATTAGTACGGCTGGGTTAGCTGGGATTTGTCACGTTGAGTTGCCTCACGATGGTGATTTAATAGATAACTTTCAGTGTACCTCTGCAGCCACTTCGAGTTACAAATTGGCGCATATAAAGCCAGCTATGAAGGCATTATTGTATGCAAATAAGGTTTCGTTGAGAACTGATGTGAGCGGATTGCTGTGTTTCCAATATATGGTTAAAACAGACGAGGGAAATACTTGTTACATCGAGTATTAT ATTTCACCTGTAATATACCAAGATGAATGA
- the Fabp gene encoding fatty acid binding protein isoform X2 produces MISTFYGKRYKLESSENFDEMMKALGVSLLIRKMGSSVSPVVELTENNGLYTLKTTSPFKSSEIKFKLGEEFEEETPDGRKVKCVCSLDGNKLVQIQKGEKQTTIEREFTPTEMKAIMKVDDVVCTRVYKVQ; encoded by the exons ATGATTTCCACCTTTTACGGGAAACGATACAAACTGGAATCCAGCGAAAATTTTGACGAAATGATGAAGGCCTTAG GCGTGAGTCTACTGATACGTAAAATGGGTAGCAGCGTAAGTCCTGTGGTTGAATTAACGGAGAACAATGGGCTGTACACGTTGAAAACGACCAGTCCGTTCAAGAGCTCCGAAATAAAATTCAAGCTCGGAGAGGAATTCGAGGAGGAAACACCGGACGGAAGGAAAGTAAAGTGCGTCTGCTCTCTAGATGGGAATAAACTCGTTCAAATACAGAAGGGCGAGAAGCAAACCACCATCGAGAGAGAATTCACGCCTACAGAAATGAAAGCG atCATGAAAGTCGACGATGTTGTATGCACGAGAGTGTACAAAGTCCAATAA
- the Fabp gene encoding fatty acid binding protein isoform X1: MTEFLGKKYKLFNSENFDEFMKALGVSLLIRKMGSSVSPVVELTENNGLYTLKTTSPFKSSEIKFKLGEEFEEETPDGRKVKCVCSLDGNKLVQIQKGEKQTTIEREFTPTEMKAIMKVDDVVCTRVYKVQ; the protein is encoded by the exons ATGACGGAGTTTCTTGGGAAGAAGTACAAGCTGTTCAACAGCGAGAACTTCGACGAATTCATGAAGGCGCTCG GCGTGAGTCTACTGATACGTAAAATGGGTAGCAGCGTAAGTCCTGTGGTTGAATTAACGGAGAACAATGGGCTGTACACGTTGAAAACGACCAGTCCGTTCAAGAGCTCCGAAATAAAATTCAAGCTCGGAGAGGAATTCGAGGAGGAAACACCGGACGGAAGGAAAGTAAAGTGCGTCTGCTCTCTAGATGGGAATAAACTCGTTCAAATACAGAAGGGCGAGAAGCAAACCACCATCGAGAGAGAATTCACGCCTACAGAAATGAAAGCG atCATGAAAGTCGACGATGTTGTATGCACGAGAGTGTACAAAGTCCAATAA
- the LOC143373067 gene encoding uncharacterized protein LOC143373067 isoform X1, whose product MFDTEKFIEEIEKRPAIYDVNRNEYNDRNAKMTAWDEVCQVMVPNWACLTDEERNIEEKNLRGKWRNIRDYFMKELKLQKSQKFGTAGRKRKKYTYFDQLLFLMPTVENKRNVGTVLNNCKSEESEGEVDNPVIEEYDVPLAHAAPSITTGRDYHQPGVSYKMCSRYPKQLCETSFTPFDNEIHDMLSSHSNQRVAYDEDDYDRMFLLSLLPIIRQVPEEKKLDVRIQMQQVLALALRPPDSMQ is encoded by the exons ATGTTCGATACGGAAAAGTTTATCGAGGAGATCGAGAAACGACCGGCGATTTACGATGTGAATCGTAACGAGTACAACGACCGTAACGCCAAGATGACCGCGTGGGACGAGGTCTGCCAGGTGATGGTACCGAATTGGGCGTGCTTGACGGACGAGGAGAGAAACATAGAAG AGAAAAATTTACGGGGGAAATGGCGGAATATCCGAGATTATTTCATGAAAGAGCTGAAACTTCAGAAGTCACAGAAATTCGGCACCGCTGGCCGGAAGCGAAAGAAATACACGTATTTTGATCAGCTGTTGTTCCTAATGCCGACGGTGGAGAATAAACG AAACGTCGGGACGGTGTTAAATAATTGCAAGTCGGAGGAAAGCGAGGGTGAAGTCGACAATCCCGTGATCGAGGAATACGACGTACCATTGGCCCACGCAGCTCCCTCCATAACGACGGGCAGGGACTATCATCAACCGGGGGTTTCCTATAAAATGTGCTCCCGTTACCCGAAGCAGCTTTGCGAGACGTCGTTCACGCCGTTCGATAATGAAATTCACGATATGCTGTCCTCGCACAGCAACCAACGGGTCGCctacgacgaggacgactacgaCAGAATGTTCCTCTTGTCCCTGCTGCCGATCATCCGGCAAGTGCCGGAGGAGAAGAAGCTAGACGTAAGGATACAGATGCAACAAGTCCTGGCACTGGCGCTTCGCCCCCCTGACAGCATGCAATGA
- the LOC143373067 gene encoding uncharacterized protein LOC143373067 isoform X2 produces the protein MTAWDEVCQVMVPNWACLTDEERNIEEKNLRGKWRNIRDYFMKELKLQKSQKFGTAGRKRKKYTYFDQLLFLMPTVENKRNVGTVLNNCKSEESEGEVDNPVIEEYDVPLAHAAPSITTGRDYHQPGVSYKMCSRYPKQLCETSFTPFDNEIHDMLSSHSNQRVAYDEDDYDRMFLLSLLPIIRQVPEEKKLDVRIQMQQVLALALRPPDSMQ, from the exons ATGACCGCGTGGGACGAGGTCTGCCAGGTGATGGTACCGAATTGGGCGTGCTTGACGGACGAGGAGAGAAACATAGAAG AGAAAAATTTACGGGGGAAATGGCGGAATATCCGAGATTATTTCATGAAAGAGCTGAAACTTCAGAAGTCACAGAAATTCGGCACCGCTGGCCGGAAGCGAAAGAAATACACGTATTTTGATCAGCTGTTGTTCCTAATGCCGACGGTGGAGAATAAACG AAACGTCGGGACGGTGTTAAATAATTGCAAGTCGGAGGAAAGCGAGGGTGAAGTCGACAATCCCGTGATCGAGGAATACGACGTACCATTGGCCCACGCAGCTCCCTCCATAACGACGGGCAGGGACTATCATCAACCGGGGGTTTCCTATAAAATGTGCTCCCGTTACCCGAAGCAGCTTTGCGAGACGTCGTTCACGCCGTTCGATAATGAAATTCACGATATGCTGTCCTCGCACAGCAACCAACGGGTCGCctacgacgaggacgactacgaCAGAATGTTCCTCTTGTCCCTGCTGCCGATCATCCGGCAAGTGCCGGAGGAGAAGAAGCTAGACGTAAGGATACAGATGCAACAAGTCCTGGCACTGGCGCTTCGCCCCCCTGACAGCATGCAATGA